The Flexivirga oryzae genome has a segment encoding these proteins:
- the argR gene encoding arginine repressor, giving the protein MTNDSSLASSRAARQQRIVDILTRESIGSQASLAQRLKTDGIRVTQATLSRDLLDLGAVKVRLGRQQVYAVPGEGGDRALVTGADAAEADNRLRRICAELLVTATVSGNLVVLRTPPGAANFLASAIDRADLPDVLGTIAGDDTILIIAADGRATEVSATLLEMAGEG; this is encoded by the coding sequence ATGACGAACGACAGCTCTCTCGCGAGCAGCCGGGCGGCGCGCCAGCAGCGCATCGTCGACATCCTGACCCGCGAGTCGATCGGTTCGCAGGCGTCGCTCGCGCAGCGCCTGAAGACGGACGGTATCCGCGTCACCCAGGCCACCCTGTCCCGTGACCTGCTGGACCTCGGCGCGGTGAAGGTGCGGCTCGGGCGACAGCAGGTGTATGCCGTGCCGGGTGAGGGCGGTGACCGGGCGCTGGTCACCGGTGCCGACGCCGCCGAGGCGGACAACCGCCTCCGGCGGATCTGTGCTGAACTACTCGTCACGGCAACGGTTTCCGGCAACCTGGTGGTCCTGCGCACCCCGCCCGGGGCCGCCAACTTCCTGGCCTCCGCGATCGACCGTGCGGACCTGCCGGACGTGCTCGGCACCATCGCCGGGGATGACACGATTCTGATCATCGCGGCCGACGGGCGCGCCACCGAGGTGAGCGCGACCCTGCTGGAGATGGCCGGCGAAGGCTGA
- the argF gene encoding ornithine carbamoyltransferase encodes MTRHFLRDDDLTPAEQRTVLERAAALKADRFALRPLQGPQVVALIFDKPTLRTQLSFTVGVAELGGHPMVVDGNLAQIGTRESVADVTRVIERHVAAIVWRTYGQDRIEEMAANSTVPVVNALTDDFHPCQILADLLTITEHKGALAGLTMTYVGDGANNMAHSYLLGGATAGMHVRIGAPSTHQPRADILQRAGEIAAETGGSVSVTDDPISAVLGADVVITDTWVSMGQEAEADDRKGVESPFAKFAVDRSLVDHAAQDAIVMHCLPAYRGFEISGDVIDGPQSVVWDEAENRLHAQKAVLSFLLES; translated from the coding sequence ATGACCAGGCATTTCCTGCGCGACGACGATCTCACCCCGGCCGAACAGCGCACCGTGCTCGAACGCGCCGCTGCGCTGAAGGCGGACCGCTTCGCCCTGCGCCCGCTGCAAGGCCCGCAGGTGGTCGCGTTGATCTTCGACAAGCCGACCTTGCGAACCCAGTTGTCGTTCACCGTCGGCGTCGCCGAACTCGGCGGCCACCCGATGGTGGTCGACGGCAACCTCGCCCAGATAGGGACGCGCGAGTCGGTCGCCGACGTGACCCGGGTGATCGAGCGCCACGTGGCCGCGATCGTCTGGCGCACCTACGGGCAGGACCGCATCGAGGAGATGGCGGCGAATTCCACTGTCCCCGTGGTCAATGCGCTGACCGATGACTTCCACCCCTGCCAGATCCTGGCCGACCTGCTGACGATCACCGAGCACAAGGGCGCGCTCGCCGGGCTCACCATGACGTATGTCGGGGACGGCGCGAACAACATGGCGCACTCCTACCTGCTCGGCGGCGCCACCGCCGGCATGCACGTGCGCATCGGTGCACCCTCGACGCACCAGCCCCGTGCGGACATCCTGCAGCGGGCCGGTGAGATCGCCGCCGAAACCGGCGGGTCCGTGAGCGTCACCGATGACCCGATCTCGGCCGTCCTGGGTGCCGACGTCGTCATCACCGACACGTGGGTGTCGATGGGGCAGGAGGCCGAGGCGGACGACCGCAAGGGCGTCGAGAGCCCGTTCGCCAAGTTCGCGGTCGACCGCAGCCTGGTGGACCACGCGGCGCAGGACGCGATCGTGATGCACTGTCTACCCGCCTACCGCGGTTTCGAGATCAGCGGGGACGTGATCGACGGACCACAGTCGGTGGTGTGGGACGAGGCCGAGAACAGGTTGCACGCGCAGAAGGCAGTGCTGTCGTTCCTGCTCGAATCATGA
- a CDS encoding DNA-3-methyladenine glycosylase codes for MDATDPFETARRLLGAHLIGRAVTVRLTEVEAYAGERDPGSHAFRGRTARNEVMFGPAGHLYCYFSYGMHTCCNYVCGPDGEAAAVLLRAGEVIDGIGLARERRHTTVDRSLARGPACLTQALGIELSDKGVDLHATGSAVRVEWQAALPSDVIRTGPRVGVSGAGGDGDTYPWRFWVDGDPTVSAYRPAKPRRRPRT; via the coding sequence ATGGACGCGACTGACCCCTTCGAGACCGCGCGCCGGCTGCTGGGTGCCCACCTGATCGGCCGTGCGGTGACGGTCCGCCTCACCGAGGTCGAGGCGTATGCCGGGGAGCGCGACCCCGGCTCGCACGCCTTCCGCGGCCGCACCGCCCGCAACGAGGTGATGTTCGGCCCGGCCGGGCACCTCTACTGCTATTTCAGCTACGGCATGCACACCTGCTGCAACTACGTCTGCGGCCCCGACGGTGAGGCGGCGGCCGTGCTGCTGCGCGCCGGCGAGGTGATCGACGGCATCGGCTTGGCGCGCGAGCGACGGCACACGACCGTCGATCGGTCCCTGGCACGCGGACCCGCCTGCCTGACGCAGGCGCTCGGGATCGAGCTGTCGGACAAGGGGGTCGACCTGCACGCGACTGGCTCTGCGGTCCGGGTCGAGTGGCAGGCCGCGCTGCCCTCGGACGTCATACGGACCGGTCCGCGGGTCGGCGTCAGCGGGGCGGGAGGCGACGGCGACACCTACCCCTGGCGGTTCTGGGTCGACGGCGACCCCACCGTCTCGGCATACCGACCGGCGAAACCGCGTCGTCGCCCTCGGACGTGA
- a CDS encoding GlxA family transcriptional regulator gives MTLVVFVLAPQVHLLDVAGPAQVFASAADLGATYDLHFVGTRARVASHQGLPLDVATSWPALTTDDLVLVPGWKIPDRPDWRQPVDWTQLQRLIQHHDAGGTVGSICAGAFALGAAGLLDGRLSTTHHEVQDLLQHRYPATRVLRDRLFVEDDRVVTSAGIASGIDLALDLVAGRDGPALAARVARTMVVYGRRNGQAEQLGAMLRCRDHLRETVHRAQDFIDAQFDQKLPLAQVAAVCGVSERTLTRAFVEATGLTPLRYQQLLRCEKAELLVTQGATRESAAQAVGFDDARMLRRLRAGTRTRPSSTC, from the coding sequence ATGACTCTTGTCGTTTTCGTCCTCGCGCCGCAGGTCCATCTGCTCGACGTCGCGGGCCCGGCACAGGTGTTCGCGTCGGCGGCCGACCTGGGCGCGACATACGACCTGCACTTCGTCGGGACACGGGCGCGGGTGGCGAGCCATCAGGGACTGCCGCTCGACGTGGCGACCTCGTGGCCGGCCCTGACGACCGACGACCTGGTCCTCGTGCCGGGCTGGAAGATCCCCGACCGGCCGGACTGGCGACAACCCGTGGACTGGACGCAATTGCAGAGGCTGATCCAGCACCACGACGCGGGTGGCACGGTGGGCAGCATCTGCGCCGGCGCCTTCGCGCTCGGTGCCGCCGGGTTGCTCGACGGCCGGCTGAGCACGACCCACCACGAGGTGCAGGACCTGCTGCAGCACCGGTATCCGGCGACCCGGGTCCTGCGCGACCGGCTGTTCGTCGAGGACGACCGGGTGGTCACGTCCGCGGGCATCGCCAGCGGGATCGACCTGGCCCTCGATCTGGTGGCCGGTCGCGACGGCCCGGCGCTGGCGGCGCGCGTTGCGCGCACGATGGTCGTCTACGGGCGCCGGAACGGTCAGGCGGAGCAACTGGGCGCGATGCTGCGCTGCCGCGATCACCTGCGTGAGACGGTGCACCGTGCGCAGGACTTCATCGACGCGCAGTTCGACCAGAAGCTGCCGCTTGCTCAGGTGGCGGCGGTCTGTGGCGTCAGCGAGCGGACGCTGACGCGGGCGTTCGTCGAGGCGACCGGTCTCACCCCGCTGCGCTACCAGCAACTACTGCGGTGCGAGAAGGCGGAGCTGCTGGTCACGCAGGGGGCGACCCGCGAAAGCGCAGCGCAAGCAGTCGGTTTCGACGACGCACGGATGCTGCGCAGGTTACGTGCCGGGACTCGGACGCGCCCGAGCTCCACCTGCTGA
- a CDS encoding acetylornithine transaminase, translating into MTTNNEWLQRYSDSILGVFGTPPLVLSHGDGCYVWDVDGRRYLDLVGGIAVNALGHGHPAMVSAVSKQASEALHISNLFTSPGQVLLAERLLEISGAPAGSRVFFGNSGAEAIEASIKLARRTGRTGIVAAEHAFHGRTTGALALTHKAAYREPFEPLLPGVTHVPYDDTDALRDAVNETTSAVVLEPVQGEAGVIAPAVDFLREARDITRAAGALLIIDEIQTGIGRTGTWFGFQHAGIVPDAITLAKGLGGGVPIGAMVTFGPDVSALLTAGQHGTTFGGNPLAAAAGLAVLGAIEEEGLLDHAQRMGEHLESAVAAADIPHVTGVRGQGLLRAITLDGPISAAVATAARDAGFIINPVAPEAIRLAPPLVIQAEQLDALVSALPDIIQEATEE; encoded by the coding sequence ATGACCACGAACAACGAATGGTTACAACGGTATTCGGACAGCATCCTCGGGGTGTTCGGCACGCCACCGCTTGTGTTGTCGCACGGTGACGGCTGCTACGTCTGGGACGTCGACGGCCGGCGTTACCTGGATCTGGTCGGCGGCATCGCAGTCAACGCGCTCGGCCACGGGCACCCGGCGATGGTCTCCGCCGTCTCCAAGCAGGCCTCGGAGGCGCTGCACATCTCCAACCTCTTCACCTCGCCCGGGCAGGTTCTGCTCGCCGAACGCCTGCTGGAGATCTCCGGAGCTCCGGCGGGGTCGCGGGTCTTCTTCGGCAACTCCGGGGCCGAGGCGATCGAGGCGTCGATCAAACTGGCTCGCCGCACCGGTCGCACCGGCATCGTCGCGGCGGAGCACGCCTTCCACGGCCGGACGACCGGCGCCCTGGCGCTGACCCACAAGGCCGCCTACCGGGAGCCGTTCGAGCCACTGCTGCCCGGTGTCACCCACGTGCCGTACGACGACACGGACGCCCTGCGCGACGCCGTGAACGAGACCACGAGCGCCGTGGTGCTCGAACCCGTCCAGGGCGAGGCCGGCGTCATCGCGCCGGCCGTCGACTTCCTGCGGGAGGCGCGTGACATCACCCGGGCCGCCGGGGCGCTGCTGATCATCGACGAGATCCAGACCGGCATCGGCCGCACCGGGACCTGGTTCGGCTTCCAGCACGCCGGGATCGTGCCGGACGCGATCACGCTCGCCAAGGGACTCGGCGGCGGCGTGCCGATCGGCGCCATGGTCACCTTCGGACCCGACGTGTCGGCCCTGCTGACCGCAGGTCAGCACGGCACGACGTTCGGCGGCAATCCGCTCGCGGCGGCGGCCGGGCTCGCCGTGCTCGGGGCGATCGAGGAGGAAGGCCTGCTCGACCACGCCCAGCGGATGGGCGAGCACCTGGAGTCGGCCGTCGCAGCCGCAGACATCCCGCACGTGACCGGGGTACGAGGCCAGGGGCTGCTGCGTGCCATCACCCTCGACGGGCCGATCAGTGCTGCGGTAGCAACGGCCGCCCGCGACGCCGGTTTCATCATCAATCCCGTTGCGCCGGAAGCGATTCGGCTGGCGCCCCCGCTCGTCATACAGGCCGAGCAGCTGGACGCACTCGTGTCCGCGCTCCCCGACATCATCCAGGAGGCAACCGAAGAATGA
- the argH gene encoding argininosuccinate lyase codes for MTDSEERLSLWGGRFAGGPADALAALSKSTHFDWRLAPYDIAGSKAHARVLHGAGLLDDGTLDAMLTALQQLADDVRGGAFEPAADDEDVHTALERGLIERAGADVGGRLRAGRSRNDQVATLFRMYLRDHARSVSMLLLDVVDALVAQAAEHADVPMPGRTHLQHAQPVLLAHHLLAHAWALLRDVERFRDWDRRTDESPYGSGALAGSSLGLDPQAVAQDLGFSSSTRNSIDGTASRDFVAEFSFVAAMSAVDVSRIAEEVVLWATKEFSFVTLDDAFSTGSSIMPQKKNPDVAELARGKAGRLIGDLAGLLTTLKALPLAYNRDLQEDKEPVFDAVDTLEVLLPAFSGMVGTLTFHADRLSSLAPQGFALATDVAEWLVKQGVPFRVAHEVAGECVRVCESRDIELWDLTDEDLAAINPALTPRVRSVLSVEGSLASRDGVGGTAPQRVAEQLQQARDTATSARTWAAAELDFPQRVR; via the coding sequence GTGACCGACTCCGAAGAACGACTGAGCCTGTGGGGCGGCCGCTTCGCCGGTGGCCCGGCCGACGCGCTGGCTGCGTTGTCGAAATCGACGCATTTCGACTGGCGGCTGGCACCCTACGACATCGCCGGCTCGAAGGCGCACGCGCGCGTGCTGCACGGGGCGGGTCTGCTCGACGACGGGACGCTCGACGCCATGTTGACCGCACTGCAGCAGCTGGCCGACGACGTGCGCGGCGGAGCGTTCGAACCCGCCGCCGACGACGAGGACGTGCACACCGCGCTGGAACGCGGTCTGATCGAACGCGCCGGGGCCGACGTCGGTGGCCGGCTGCGCGCCGGGCGATCCCGCAACGACCAGGTAGCCACGTTGTTCCGGATGTACCTGCGCGATCACGCTCGTTCCGTGTCGATGCTGCTGCTCGACGTCGTGGATGCGCTGGTGGCCCAGGCGGCGGAGCACGCCGACGTCCCGATGCCGGGTCGGACGCACCTGCAGCACGCCCAGCCGGTGCTGCTTGCCCACCACCTGCTCGCGCACGCGTGGGCGTTGCTGCGTGACGTCGAACGCTTCCGCGACTGGGACCGCCGGACAGACGAATCGCCATACGGTTCAGGTGCTTTGGCGGGTTCCTCGCTGGGGCTGGACCCGCAGGCGGTCGCGCAGGACCTGGGCTTCAGCAGCTCGACCCGCAACTCGATCGACGGCACCGCGTCGCGTGACTTCGTGGCCGAGTTCTCCTTCGTGGCAGCCATGTCCGCTGTCGACGTCTCCCGGATCGCCGAGGAGGTGGTGCTCTGGGCGACCAAGGAGTTCTCGTTCGTGACGCTGGACGATGCGTTCTCGACCGGGTCCAGCATCATGCCGCAGAAGAAGAACCCGGATGTCGCCGAACTCGCCCGCGGCAAGGCAGGCCGGCTCATCGGCGACCTGGCCGGGCTGCTGACGACGCTCAAGGCGTTGCCGCTGGCCTACAACCGGGACCTGCAGGAGGACAAGGAGCCGGTGTTCGACGCGGTCGACACCCTCGAGGTGCTGTTACCTGCATTCTCCGGCATGGTCGGCACGCTGACCTTCCACGCCGATCGGCTCAGTTCACTTGCGCCGCAGGGCTTTGCACTCGCGACGGACGTGGCCGAGTGGCTGGTCAAGCAGGGCGTCCCGTTCCGCGTCGCCCACGAGGTCGCGGGGGAGTGCGTCCGTGTCTGCGAATCGCGGGACATCGAGCTGTGGGACCTGACCGACGAGGACCTGGCCGCGATCAACCCCGCGCTCACCCCGCGGGTGCGCTCGGTGCTCAGCGTCGAGGGTTCACTCGCGTCGCGCGACGGTGTGGGCGGCACTGCACCGCAGCGGGTCGCCGAGCAACTGCAGCAGGCCCGGGACACGGCCACGTCGGCCAGGACCTGGGCGGCCGCGGAGCTCGACTTCCCGCAGCGGGTGCGCTGA
- the argB gene encoding acetylglutamate kinase, with product MKRIPTDLATATVKANTLVQALPWLERFRGALVVVKYGGNAMVDDELKASFAQDVAFLRYAGLRPVVVHGGGPQIQAMLDRLGIASEFKGGLRVTSTEAMDVVRMVLTGQVSRELVGLINQHGPLAVGMSGEDGALFGARRRGAVVNGETVDIGHVGDVVTVNPEAVEDLLAAGRIPVVSSVAPDLDHDGEVLNVNADTAAAALAVALGAHKLVVLTDVEGVYADWPDKDSLLSSLPVSQAEELLHHVDAGMVPKLEACVRAIRGGVPQTHVVDGRSAHSILLEIFTDEGIGTMVLPDDPEAS from the coding sequence ATGAAGCGCATTCCCACCGATCTGGCGACGGCGACGGTCAAGGCGAACACCCTGGTCCAGGCGCTGCCGTGGCTGGAGCGTTTCCGCGGTGCGCTCGTCGTGGTCAAGTACGGCGGCAACGCCATGGTCGACGACGAGCTCAAGGCGAGCTTCGCGCAGGACGTCGCGTTCCTGCGCTACGCCGGCCTGCGCCCCGTCGTCGTGCACGGCGGAGGCCCGCAGATCCAGGCCATGCTCGACCGGCTCGGCATCGCATCGGAGTTCAAGGGCGGCCTGCGGGTCACCTCGACCGAGGCGATGGATGTGGTGCGCATGGTGCTCACCGGGCAGGTGTCCCGCGAACTCGTCGGCCTGATCAATCAGCACGGTCCGCTCGCGGTGGGTATGTCGGGCGAGGACGGCGCACTGTTCGGCGCCCGCCGCCGCGGTGCTGTCGTCAACGGCGAGACGGTGGACATCGGCCATGTGGGCGATGTCGTCACCGTGAACCCGGAGGCGGTCGAAGACCTGCTCGCGGCCGGGCGTATCCCGGTCGTGTCGTCGGTGGCACCCGACCTGGACCACGACGGCGAGGTGCTGAACGTCAACGCGGACACCGCAGCCGCAGCGCTGGCAGTCGCCCTCGGGGCGCACAAGCTGGTCGTGCTCACCGATGTCGAAGGCGTCTACGCCGACTGGCCCGACAAGGACAGCCTGCTGAGCTCGCTGCCGGTCAGCCAGGCCGAGGAGCTGCTCCACCACGTCGACGCCGGGATGGTGCCGAAGCTGGAGGCCTGCGTGCGCGCCATCCGCGGCGGCGTGCCGCAGACCCACGTCGTCGACGGCCGGTCGGCACACTCGATCCTGCTGGAGATCTTCACCGATGAGGGCATCGGCACGATGGTCCTCCCCGATGACCCGGAGGCATCATGA
- a CDS encoding isochorismatase family protein gives MTHTAILVIDIQQSFTALPRWRAVSDPHIATRAQLLVDDARRSGDEVIWILHAEPGTGTAFDPSTGLVEPQPGLDPADSEPVLIKTSRNAFTTTRLQQMLTEHGVRRLRVCGIQTEQCCETTARLAADLGYDVDFVIDATATFPIPHRDANPDQPYEQLLLDPRTLGTAAVIERTEYALAGRFARILTIDDVRSERAVTVPQ, from the coding sequence ATGACGCACACCGCGATCCTGGTCATCGACATCCAGCAGTCGTTCACCGCGCTGCCACGCTGGCGGGCGGTCTCCGACCCGCACATCGCCACCCGCGCGCAGCTCCTGGTCGACGACGCCCGCCGGTCCGGCGACGAGGTCATCTGGATCCTGCACGCCGAACCGGGCACCGGCACCGCGTTCGACCCGTCGACCGGGCTGGTCGAGCCCCAACCTGGACTCGACCCGGCGGACAGCGAGCCGGTCCTGATCAAGACCTCCCGTAATGCGTTCACCACCACGCGGTTACAACAGATGCTGACCGAACATGGCGTTCGCCGGCTGCGGGTCTGCGGCATTCAGACCGAGCAGTGCTGCGAGACCACCGCCCGGCTCGCAGCCGATCTCGGGTACGACGTCGACTTCGTCATCGACGCGACCGCGACGTTCCCGATCCCGCATCGAGACGCCAACCCCGACCAGCCGTACGAGCAACTCCTGCTTGATCCACGGACACTCGGCACGGCAGCGGTCATCGAACGCACCGAGTACGCGCTGGCGGGTCGATTCGCGCGGATTCTGACGATCGACGACGTACGCAGCGAACGGGCGGTGACGGTGCCACAATGA